CAAGTATTGATTAATTACCATCTTTTTGCCGGCCGGACCGCGGCGTAGCCACGAGGCTTTGAGGGTCAGGCGCAAACGGCGGCGCAGCCGGCGTAGATGGCGTGATACAGGCTGCCGACAGATGTATTGTCGGTCCTGCTTGCGGACATTTGAAGGAAACGGATATTTTCTATTCGCTCCGATAGTGTAGAGACCAATGCCTGTCCGGCCGCGCTTTGCATATCGTCGACCAGTAGCAGCACCGGTAAATCCGGGTTCCAGGTTCTGGCGGCATGGACGGTGGAGAGCAGATGCCGATCCGTGTGCCATTGGCTGGCCTGGATAGAGAATATGGCCAGTTGCGCCGTCGCCAGTACATAGAGTGAACTGGCGTCCTCCAGTTTCGGCATGTCGACGATCACGTCGTGATACTGCATGCTGGCCGACGCCAGTTCCGCTGCAATATCGGCGGCGCCGACTTCGCGCAATTCAGCCGCGGTTTTGATTGCCGTCGCCACCCAGCCATCGGCTGCGGCAATGTCTGGCTGCTGGCCGTTCTGTGGCGCAGCCGTTTTCTTGTAGATAAACAGAACGTCGCGCCCGGCCCGCGCCCGACGCCGGGCAATCGATGCCGCCAAGGAATTGAGTGGGTCGGATGGGCCAACGGTAGATGTGCGGGATGAGATGGTCAGAATCATGATGCGTTCATCTCACTAGCCCCAGGCGCCTGGATTCGCTGGCTTTATGCGGTTCAGGTTTGCCGTTTTTTTCCGCAGCTGGAATCGCCATCATTTTTTCCAGCGCCTTGCCCAGTTTGACCAAGCCGGTTGCCGACATCGGTGTCATCGGCAGTCGTAATTCATCCTGCAACAAGCCCTGCATGGCCAGCGCGGCCTTCAACGGCGCCGGATTCGGTTCTGAAAACAGTACCTGGATCAACGGCAGCATTTGGTTGAACAACGCACGTGCAGGCGCGACTTGTCCGTCGCGGACCAATCCGTGCAAGTGAACAAACAGATCAGGGCGAATGTGGGCAGCAGCGGAAATCGCTCCGTGACCGCCAAGACAAAGGGTGCTGAACAGCATGGCATCGTCGCCGCACAAGACGTGCAGTCCGGTGCGATTGATCAGTTCCGCAGTCTGCGCGAGATTGCCGCCGCATTCCTTGATGGCGACGATGTTGGTGCAACGCTGCAGCGCGATCACGGTACT
This DNA window, taken from Collimonas arenae, encodes the following:
- the dapA gene encoding 4-hydroxy-tetrahydrodipicolinate synthase, with the translated sequence MTTFEGIWVPLVTPFRQGKLDLYSAQQLALRLSGAGTHGLVVCGTTGEAATLNEHEQDKMLCAVMEAVQDRCPVVMGISGSDTRAVTEKVTRLNALRPDGFLISAPSYVRPSQEGIRLHFEAIAAAAESPLILYNILSRTGVNIDVSTVIALQRCTNIVAIKECGGNLAQTAELINRTGLHVLCGDDAMLFSTLCLGGHGAISAAAHIRPDLFVHLHGLVRDGQVAPARALFNQMLPLIQVLFSEPNPAPLKAALAMQGLLQDELRLPMTPMSATGLVKLGKALEKMMAIPAAEKNGKPEPHKASESRRLGLVR